The following proteins are co-located in the Pseudomonas antarctica genome:
- the rsmI gene encoding 16S rRNA (cytidine(1402)-2'-O)-methyltransferase: MRLLPTIEVCVLTAPGPLNSTAGSLFVVATPIGNLDDISARALKVLRDVKLIAAEDTRHSQRLMQHFGISTPLAACHEHNEREEGSRFITRLLAGDDVALISDAGTPLISDPGYHLVRQARAAGINVVPVPGACALIAALSAAGLPSDRFIFEGFLPAKAVGRRARLQALKEEPRTLIFYEAPHRILECLQDMELVFGGERLALLARELTKTFETLKGLPLEELRAFVEGDSNQQRGECVVLVAGWTAPESEDAVSSEAMRVLDLLLKEMPLKRAAALAAEITGVRKNVLYQVALDKQKAE, encoded by the coding sequence ATGCGGCTTTTGCCAACCATCGAGGTGTGCGTTTTGACTGCTCCAGGTCCTTTGAATTCCACTGCAGGCTCGCTTTTTGTCGTGGCGACGCCCATTGGCAACCTGGACGACATCAGTGCCCGGGCGCTGAAAGTGTTGCGCGACGTAAAACTGATCGCGGCGGAAGACACACGGCACTCCCAGCGTTTGATGCAGCATTTTGGTATCAGCACGCCATTAGCCGCGTGCCATGAACATAACGAGCGCGAAGAAGGCAGCCGTTTTATCACCCGCTTGTTGGCCGGTGATGATGTGGCGTTAATCTCGGATGCCGGAACCCCGTTGATTTCCGATCCCGGCTACCACCTGGTCCGCCAGGCCCGTGCCGCAGGTATCAATGTAGTGCCTGTTCCGGGGGCTTGCGCGCTGATTGCTGCATTATCGGCGGCCGGGTTGCCCTCAGACCGTTTTATCTTCGAAGGTTTCCTGCCGGCCAAGGCGGTTGGGCGTCGGGCGCGTCTGCAAGCCTTAAAGGAAGAACCGCGTACCTTGATCTTCTACGAAGCCCCGCACCGCATTCTTGAATGCCTGCAGGATATGGAACTGGTGTTCGGCGGTGAGCGCCTGGCGCTGCTGGCCCGGGAGCTGACCAAGACCTTCGAAACCCTCAAGGGCTTGCCCCTCGAAGAGCTGCGAGCCTTCGTCGAGGGTGACAGCAATCAGCAGCGCGGCGAATGTGTGGTGCTGGTGGCCGGTTGGACTGCCCCGGAAAGTGAAGATGCCGTGAGCAGCGAAGCCATGCGTGTGCTGGATTTGTTGCTCAAGGAGATGCCGCTCAAGCGTGCAGCAGCCCTGGCGGCTGAAATTACCGGTGTGCGTAAGAATGTGCTTTATCAGGTCGCACTGGATAAACAGAAAGCCGAATAG
- the ftsL gene encoding cell division protein FtsL: protein MSKLFAKPLPGGSFFMLLLFVGVLVSAIAVSYSAHYNRQLLNTLYGELSVRDKAQAEWGRLILEQSTWTAHSRIEVLATEQLKMHIPGAAEVRMVAP from the coding sequence GTGAGCAAGCTTTTCGCCAAGCCCCTCCCGGGCGGCAGCTTCTTTATGTTGCTGCTGTTTGTCGGCGTGCTGGTGTCCGCGATTGCGGTGTCCTACAGCGCCCACTACAACCGCCAATTGCTCAATACCCTTTATGGGGAATTGAGTGTGCGTGACAAAGCGCAGGCGGAATGGGGCCGGTTGATCCTTGAGCAAAGTACCTGGACGGCCCATAGCCGCATCGAAGTATTGGCCACCGAACAGCTTAAAATGCATATTCCGGGCGCGGCTGAAGTTCGCATGGTGGCGCCATGA
- the rsmH gene encoding 16S rRNA (cytosine(1402)-N(4))-methyltransferase RsmH, whose protein sequence is MTIDSGFNHITVLLDEAVEALAVRADGCYLDGTFGRGGHSRLILSQLGPDGKLLGFDKDPQAIATGQALAAEDGRFVVVQRSFAELGAEVAERGMAGKVAGVLLDLGVSSPQLDDPERGFSFMNDGPLDMRMDPTRGISAAQFIATAPHEEITRVFKEYGEERFAGRMARAVVERREIQPFERTADLAEVLKVANPAWEKGKNPATRAFQGLRIHVNNELGDLEAGLEAALEALEVGGRLVVISFHSLEDRIVKLFMRRLVKGESDNLPRNLPVRFEAFVPKIKIHGKAQFASEAELKANPRSRSAVMRVAEKLR, encoded by the coding sequence GTGACTATTGATAGCGGCTTTAACCACATCACCGTACTGCTTGACGAAGCCGTTGAGGCTCTCGCCGTACGCGCGGATGGCTGCTATTTGGATGGCACCTTCGGCAGGGGCGGGCACAGCCGGTTGATACTCAGCCAGCTCGGGCCTGACGGCAAACTCCTCGGGTTTGACAAAGACCCTCAAGCGATTGCCACCGGGCAAGCGCTAGCGGCCGAAGACGGCCGCTTTGTCGTTGTGCAGCGTAGCTTTGCCGAGCTGGGTGCCGAAGTGGCCGAGCGCGGCATGGCAGGCAAGGTGGCCGGGGTTCTGCTCGACCTGGGCGTGTCTTCGCCACAGCTTGACGACCCGGAGCGCGGCTTCAGTTTCATGAACGACGGCCCGCTCGATATGCGCATGGACCCTACTCGCGGCATCAGCGCTGCGCAGTTCATCGCCACCGCACCCCACGAAGAAATTACCCGTGTATTCAAGGAATACGGCGAAGAGCGCTTCGCTGGCCGTATGGCGCGCGCGGTTGTCGAGCGCCGCGAAATCCAGCCGTTTGAACGCACCGCCGACCTGGCTGAAGTGCTGAAAGTCGCCAACCCGGCGTGGGAAAAGGGCAAGAACCCTGCGACCCGCGCATTCCAGGGCCTGCGCATTCACGTCAATAACGAACTGGGCGATCTGGAAGCCGGCCTCGAAGCCGCACTGGAAGCCCTGGAAGTGGGCGGTCGCCTGGTGGTGATCAGCTTCCACTCCCTGGAAGACCGCATCGTCAAGCTGTTCATGCGTCGTCTGGTCAAGGGCGAGTCCGATAACCTGCCGCGCAACCTGCCGGTACGTTTTGAAGCCTTTGTGCCGAAAATCAAAATTCATGGCAAAGCGCAGTTCGCTTCCGAAGCCGAACTCAAGGCCAACCCACGTTCCCGTAGCGCCGTCATGCGCGTCGCGGAGAAGCTGCGGTGA
- a CDS encoding phosphoheptose isomerase encodes MDMQSRIRQLFQASIDTKQQAMDVLAPHIEQASQVMVNALLNEGKMLSCGNGGSAGDAQHFSSELLNRFERERPSLPAIALTTDTSTITSIANDYSYNEIFSKQIRALGQPGDVLLAISTSGNSANIIQAIQAAHDREMIVVALTGRDGGGMASLLLPEDVEIRVPANVTARIQEVHLLAIHCLCDLIDSQLFGSEE; translated from the coding sequence ATGGACATGCAATCCCGAATTCGCCAGCTTTTCCAGGCCAGCATCGACACCAAGCAACAGGCGATGGACGTACTTGCACCGCACATCGAGCAAGCCAGTCAGGTCATGGTCAATGCCTTGCTCAACGAGGGCAAAATGCTTTCGTGCGGCAACGGCGGTTCGGCCGGTGATGCCCAGCATTTTTCCTCCGAGCTGCTCAACCGCTTCGAGCGCGAGCGCCCGAGCCTGCCGGCCATTGCCTTGACGACCGACACCTCGACGATCACCTCGATCGCCAATGACTACAGCTACAACGAAATCTTCTCCAAGCAGATCCGTGCCCTTGGCCAGCCGGGTGATGTGTTGCTGGCGATTTCCACCAGCGGCAACTCGGCAAACATTATTCAAGCGATCCAGGCCGCACATGATCGCGAAATGATTGTCGTAGCATTGACCGGACGCGATGGCGGCGGCATGGCCTCGCTGCTGTTGCCTGAAGACGTGGAGATCCGCGTCCCGGCCAATGTCACTGCACGCATTCAAGAAGTCCACCTGCTGGCGATCCACTGCCTGTGCGATTTGATCGACAGCCAACTGTTCGGGAGTGAAGAATGA
- a CDS encoding UDP-N-acetylmuramoyl-L-alanyl-D-glutamate--2,6-diaminopimelate ligase, producing the protein MSLSLNKIFAHAGRDLLIRELSLDSRNVRAGDLFLAVPGGKFDGRAHIADALQRGAAAVAYEVEGATVLPITDVPLIPVKGLAAQLSDIAGRFYGDPSRQLNLVGVTGTNGKTSVTQLVAQALDLLGQHCGIVGTLGTGFYGALQSGMHTTPNPIAVQATLADLKKAGAKAVAMEVSSHGLDQGRVAALAFDVAVMTNLSRDHLDYHGTMEAYAAAKAKLFAWNDLKCRVVNLDDAFGRQLAAEDSEARLITYSLEDSSAYLYCREAQFNDEGVLATLVTPQGEHHLRSALLGRFNLSNVLAAIGALLGLDYALDEILRVLPKLEGPAGRMQRLGGGTQPLVVVDYAHTPDALEKVLEALRPHAKGKLLCLFGCGGDRDRGKRPLMAEIVERLADGVVVTDDNPRSEAPSQIFDDIRVGFKDASKASFVAGRGAAIAQLIASASADDVVVLAGKGHEDYQEINGQRHAFSDLVEADHALTAWEIAHA; encoded by the coding sequence ATGTCTCTTAGTCTGAACAAGATTTTTGCCCACGCCGGTCGCGATCTGCTGATTCGCGAGTTGAGCCTGGACAGTCGTAATGTACGCGCCGGTGACTTGTTCCTGGCAGTGCCTGGCGGCAAGTTCGATGGCCGTGCGCACATTGCGGATGCCTTGCAACGCGGTGCGGCCGCCGTCGCTTATGAAGTGGAAGGCGCCACCGTGCTGCCGATCACCGATGTGCCGTTGATTCCGGTCAAGGGTCTGGCTGCGCAGCTGTCGGACATTGCCGGGCGTTTCTATGGCGACCCGAGCCGTCAATTGAACCTGGTGGGCGTGACGGGCACCAACGGCAAGACCAGCGTGACCCAATTGGTCGCGCAAGCCCTTGACCTGCTGGGTCAGCACTGCGGCATTGTCGGCACCCTGGGCACCGGTTTTTATGGCGCGCTGCAAAGCGGCATGCACACCACACCGAACCCGATTGCTGTGCAAGCCACCCTGGCCGACCTGAAAAAGGCCGGTGCCAAGGCCGTTGCCATGGAAGTCTCCTCACACGGTCTGGACCAGGGGCGCGTGGCTGCCCTGGCGTTTGACGTGGCGGTGATGACCAACCTGTCCCGCGATCATCTCGATTACCACGGCACCATGGAGGCGTATGCCGCCGCCAAGGCCAAGCTGTTTGCCTGGAATGACCTGAAGTGCCGGGTGGTCAACCTGGATGATGCATTCGGTCGTCAGTTGGCTGCCGAAGACAGCGAAGCGCGCTTGATCACCTACAGCCTGGAAGATTCCAGCGCGTACCTGTATTGCCGTGAAGCCCAATTTAATGATGAAGGCGTGCTCGCCACCTTGGTCACGCCGCAGGGCGAGCACCACTTGCGCAGCGCACTTCTCGGCCGTTTCAACCTGAGCAACGTGCTTGCCGCCATCGGCGCACTGCTCGGCCTGGATTACGCGCTGGATGAAATCCTGCGTGTGCTGCCGAAGCTGGAAGGCCCGGCCGGTCGTATGCAGCGCCTGGGTGGCGGTACACAACCGCTGGTCGTGGTCGATTACGCCCATACCCCGGACGCCCTGGAAAAAGTGCTCGAAGCCCTGCGCCCACACGCCAAGGGCAAACTGCTGTGCCTGTTCGGCTGCGGCGGTGATCGCGATCGCGGCAAACGTCCGTTGATGGCCGAGATCGTCGAGCGCCTGGCCGATGGTGTGGTCGTGACTGACGACAACCCGCGCAGCGAAGCCCCGAGCCAGATTTTCGATGACATCCGTGTCGGCTTTAAAGACGCCTCCAAGGCGAGCTTCGTTGCCGGTCGCGGCGCAGCCATTGCGCAATTGATCGCCAGCGCCAGCGCTGACGATGTCGTGGTGCTGGCCGGTAAAGGTCACGAGGACTATCAGGAAATCAACGGCCAACGCCATGCCTTCTCTGACCTGGTCGAGGCCGATCACGCGCTGACGGCCTGGGAGATCGCCCATGCTTAA
- the mraZ gene encoding division/cell wall cluster transcriptional repressor MraZ, whose protein sequence is MFRGANAISLDAKGRLAMPSRYRDELVSRSSGQLIITIDAVDPCLCVYPLDEWELIETKLRALPSLREENRRLQRLLIGNAVDLELDGSGRFLVPPRLREYAKLDKRAMLVGQLNKFQLWDEDAWDAVSAADLAAIQQPGAMPDELRDLIL, encoded by the coding sequence GTGTTTCGCGGAGCTAACGCTATCAGTCTCGATGCAAAAGGCCGTCTCGCTATGCCGAGCCGGTATCGTGACGAGCTCGTTTCGCGAAGTTCAGGCCAGTTAATCATCACGATTGACGCCGTTGACCCTTGTTTGTGTGTTTACCCGCTCGATGAGTGGGAGTTGATCGAAACCAAGTTGCGCGCTCTGCCTTCATTGCGTGAAGAAAACCGCCGCCTGCAGCGTCTGCTGATCGGTAATGCCGTCGACCTAGAGCTCGATGGCAGCGGTCGTTTCCTGGTGCCTCCGCGTTTGCGCGAGTACGCCAAGCTGGATAAGCGCGCAATGCTGGTCGGCCAACTGAACAAGTTCCAATTGTGGGACGAAGATGCCTGGGATGCTGTTTCTGCAGCTGACCTGGCTGCTATTCAACAACCGGGCGCTATGCCTGATGAACTGCGTGATTTGATCCTGTGA
- a CDS encoding penicillin-binding protein activator: protein MIACLRLLSALCLAALLAACASSPSSSLGDLPRTPDASIEQLLEQATSAKTPEKAALLRLSAADLAYHQNNPGRSSQILAQVPLDVLKPAAQVFASTLAAELAMARNQPKAALAALNHPSLQSLKELPTDQQVRTGTVHARAYEADGQTLAAARERVAMAPLLTGDAAKSNHEAIWALIAALPAEQLQASGNPTLDGWISLAKAVKGAGTLEQQQAAIDTWRAQNPGHPAAVDLPTPLTKLKELASQPLSKIALLLPQEGPLASVGKALREGFMAAHYQAEQAGQKPPVIEFYDSSRLSSIDDFYAKAQAAGVQLVVGPLEKPLVKQLAARPQLPITTLALNYSEVDQNPPQLFQFGLAAEDEAREVSRRARADGLHRAAAMVPRGEWGERVYKAFRQDWEANGGTVVGVEYVDQPVALAQQIADLFQLRKSEGRAKSLQSTVGTDVAAQPSRRQDIEFIFLAVTPQLAQQIKPTLNFQYAGDVPVYATSHVFSASGDKNQYLDMTNVMFCETPWLLNTTDPLRNQVAAQWPQANGSLGRLYAMGVDAYRLAPRLGQLKALPDTRVDGLSGNLGISANQRVDRQMPWAKFVGGDIQRLPDTPR, encoded by the coding sequence ATGATCGCTTGCCTGCGGCTGCTCTCCGCCCTCTGCCTCGCTGCCTTATTGGCCGCTTGCGCCAGCTCGCCCTCGTCCAGCCTTGGCGACCTCCCCCGGACCCCGGACGCCAGTATCGAGCAACTGCTCGAACAGGCCACTTCCGCCAAGACGCCAGAAAAGGCCGCGTTGTTGCGCCTGAGTGCGGCAGACCTGGCCTACCACCAGAACAACCCTGGCCGTTCGTCGCAGATTCTTGCGCAGGTGCCCCTGGATGTCCTGAAGCCGGCCGCGCAAGTATTTGCCAGCACCCTGGCTGCCGAATTGGCCATGGCGCGCAACCAGCCCAAGGCTGCGCTGGCGGCCCTGAACCACCCCAGCCTGCAAAGCCTGAAGGAGCTGCCGACAGACCAGCAGGTCCGCACCGGCACCGTGCATGCGCGCGCCTATGAAGCGGATGGCCAGACCCTGGCAGCCGCTCGCGAGCGTGTCGCCATGGCCCCGCTGCTGACAGGTGACGCCGCCAAGAGCAACCACGAAGCCATCTGGGCGTTGATTGCCGCGCTGCCGGCCGAACAACTGCAAGCCAGCGGCAACCCGACACTCGACGGCTGGATCAGCCTGGCCAAGGCCGTCAAAGGCGCCGGGACCCTGGAGCAGCAGCAAGCCGCTATCGATACCTGGCGCGCTCAGAACCCAGGCCACCCAGCGGCGGTGGATCTGCCAACCCCGCTGACCAAGCTCAAGGAACTGGCCAGCCAGCCCCTGAGCAAAATCGCCCTGCTGCTGCCGCAGGAAGGTCCGCTGGCCTCGGTCGGCAAGGCACTGCGCGAAGGCTTCATGGCCGCGCACTACCAGGCTGAACAAGCCGGACAGAAGCCGCCAGTCATCGAGTTCTATGACAGTTCGCGCTTGAGCTCCATCGACGACTTCTACGCCAAGGCCCAGGCCGCCGGCGTACAACTGGTGGTCGGCCCGCTGGAAAAACCGCTGGTCAAACAACTGGCCGCGCGCCCGCAACTGCCGATTACCACCCTGGCGTTGAACTACAGCGAAGTCGATCAAAACCCGCCGCAACTGTTCCAGTTCGGCCTGGCAGCTGAAGACGAAGCCCGCGAAGTCTCGCGCCGCGCCCGCGCCGACGGCTTGCATCGCGCCGCCGCCATGGTGCCCCGTGGCGAATGGGGTGAACGTGTCTACAAGGCCTTCCGTCAGGACTGGGAAGCCAATGGCGGCACCGTCGTCGGCGTCGAGTATGTCGATCAGCCGGTCGCCCTCGCCCAACAGATTGCCGACCTGTTCCAACTGCGTAAAAGCGAAGGCCGCGCCAAGAGCCTGCAAAGCACCGTCGGCACCGACGTAGCGGCGCAGCCTTCGCGCCGTCAGGACATCGAGTTCATCTTCCTGGCCGTGACACCGCAACTGGCCCAGCAGATCAAGCCAACCCTGAACTTCCAGTACGCCGGTGATGTGCCGGTGTATGCGACGTCCCACGTGTTCAGCGCCAGTGGCGACAAAAACCAGTACCTGGACATGACTAACGTGATGTTCTGCGAAACCCCTTGGTTGCTCAACACCACTGACCCACTGCGCAACCAGGTTGCCGCGCAATGGCCACAGGCCAATGGCAGCCTCGGCCGCCTGTATGCGATGGGCGTGGACGCCTACCGCCTGGCACCGCGCCTGGGCCAACTCAAGGCACTGCCGGACACGCGCGTTGACGGTCTCTCGGGCAACCTGGGCATCAGCGCCAACCAGCGCGTTGACCGCCAGATGCCGTGGGCGAAGTTCGTCGGCGGCGATATCCAGCGCCTGCCGGACACCCCGCGCTGA
- a CDS encoding YraN family protein: protein MPERSSAQSGKDAELQALEYLQQRGLRLLAQNWLCKRGELDLVMLDGDTVVFVEVRYRKHAQWGGALASIDGRKRQKLILAAQFFLQKEHRWADYPCRFDVVAIESTPSGPADPNWLKDAFDS, encoded by the coding sequence ATGCCCGAGCGGTCCAGCGCACAAAGCGGCAAGGACGCCGAACTGCAAGCTCTCGAGTATCTTCAACAACGGGGTCTGCGCCTTCTGGCGCAGAACTGGTTGTGTAAACGCGGTGAGCTTGATCTGGTCATGCTTGACGGCGATACAGTAGTATTCGTCGAAGTCCGCTACAGAAAACACGCACAATGGGGTGGCGCGCTCGCCAGTATCGACGGGCGCAAGCGTCAGAAGCTGATACTCGCTGCGCAGTTTTTCCTGCAAAAAGAGCATCGCTGGGCTGACTATCCCTGCCGTTTCGATGTGGTTGCCATAGAAAGCACACCGTCTGGTCCTGCTGATCCGAACTGGCTCAAAGATGCCTTCGACAGCTGA
- a CDS encoding BON domain-containing protein: MTVNRISLLAITLCLAISGCSTAITATRDTPIQDDKGTRTFGSKIDDSLIETKVEVNVAKAATDLGNGASRIVVTSFNGVVLLAGQTPRADLKAQAEQAASSVQRVKKVHNELQVMDPITLLAISNDALLTTKIKAQMLTDNAIPGSRIKIVTDNGIVYMMGLLTQAEATRAANLVQGVSGVQKIVKVFEYID; encoded by the coding sequence ATGACCGTTAACCGCATCAGCCTTTTGGCCATTACGCTGTGCCTCGCCATCAGCGGCTGCAGCACGGCAATCACTGCGACACGTGACACACCCATCCAGGACGACAAGGGCACACGCACCTTCGGCAGCAAGATTGACGACTCGTTGATCGAAACCAAAGTTGAAGTGAACGTCGCCAAGGCCGCCACCGACCTGGGCAATGGTGCGTCGCGCATTGTCGTGACCAGCTTCAACGGCGTGGTGTTGCTCGCCGGCCAAACCCCGCGTGCCGACCTCAAGGCGCAGGCTGAACAAGCGGCCTCCAGCGTGCAACGGGTGAAAAAGGTTCACAACGAACTGCAAGTCATGGACCCGATCACGCTGCTGGCCATCAGCAACGATGCCCTGCTGACCACCAAGATCAAGGCGCAGATGCTGACCGACAACGCGATCCCTGGCTCGCGCATCAAGATCGTCACCGACAACGGCATCGTCTACATGATGGGCCTGCTCACCCAGGCGGAAGCCACCCGTGCGGCCAACCTGGTACAGGGTGTGTCCGGCGTGCAGAAAATCGTGAAAGTGTTCGAATACATCGACTGA
- a CDS encoding peptidoglycan D,D-transpeptidase FtsI family protein: protein MKLEGALYPWRFRLMLGLLALMVGAIAWRIIDLQVVDRDFLIGEGNARSLRHIPIPAHRGLITDRNGEPLAVSTPVTTLWANAKELQTAKEKWPELAAALGQDPKALAERLEAQANKEFIYLVRGLTPEQGQQVLDLKVPGVYGIEEFRRFYPAGETTAHMVGFTDIDDHGREGVELAYDEWLAGVPGKRQVIKDRRGRLIKDVQVTKNAKAGKPLALSIDLRLQYLANRELRNAIIENGAKAGSLVIMDVKTGEILAMVNQPTYNPNNRRNLQPAMMRNRAMIDVFEPGSTMKAISMSAALETGRWKPSDKVEVYPGTLQLGKYTIRDVSRTEGPVLDLTGILINSSNVGMSKVAFDIGGETIYHLAQKIGLGQPTGLDFPGERVGNLPNYRDWKKAETATLSYGYGLSVTAIQLAHAFSVLANNGRMVPLSLIHVDEAPKATQVIPENVAKTMQGMLQQVIEAPRGVFRAQVPAYHVAGKSGTARKTSVGTKGYAENSYRSLFAGFGPMSDPRYAIVVVIDEPSKAGYFGGLVSAPVFSKVMSGTLRLMNITPDNLPPTQQANAGPPAAAAKANGGRG from the coding sequence ATGAAACTTGAAGGCGCACTCTACCCATGGCGCTTCCGTCTGATGCTGGGCTTGCTGGCACTCATGGTGGGCGCGATTGCCTGGCGGATCATCGACCTGCAAGTGGTCGACCGTGACTTCCTGATCGGCGAGGGCAATGCCCGTAGCCTGCGGCATATCCCGATTCCTGCGCACCGCGGCCTGATCACCGACCGTAACGGCGAGCCTCTGGCCGTCAGTACGCCGGTGACCACTCTGTGGGCCAACGCCAAGGAACTGCAAACCGCCAAGGAAAAGTGGCCAGAGCTTGCTGCCGCCCTGGGTCAAGACCCGAAAGCCCTGGCCGAACGCCTGGAGGCCCAGGCTAATAAAGAATTCATCTACCTTGTTCGCGGGCTCACCCCCGAGCAAGGCCAGCAAGTGCTCGACCTTAAAGTCCCCGGTGTCTACGGCATCGAGGAGTTTCGTCGTTTCTACCCGGCCGGTGAAACCACCGCGCATATGGTTGGTTTTACCGACATCGATGACCATGGCCGTGAAGGCGTAGAGCTGGCCTACGATGAATGGCTGGCCGGCGTTCCCGGTAAGCGGCAGGTCATCAAGGATCGGCGCGGCAGACTGATCAAGGATGTCCAGGTCACCAAAAACGCCAAGGCTGGTAAGCCCTTGGCGTTGTCGATTGACCTGCGCCTGCAATACCTGGCCAACCGCGAACTGCGTAACGCGATCATCGAAAACGGCGCCAAGGCCGGCAGCCTGGTGATCATGGACGTGAAGACCGGCGAGATCCTCGCCATGGTCAACCAGCCGACCTACAACCCGAACAACCGTCGCAACCTGCAACCGGCGATGATGCGTAACCGCGCGATGATCGATGTGTTCGAACCTGGTTCGACCATGAAAGCCATCTCCATGAGTGCCGCCCTGGAAACCGGGCGCTGGAAGCCGAGCGACAAAGTCGAGGTTTACCCGGGCACCCTGCAACTGGGCAAATACACCATTCGTGACGTATCCCGTACCGAAGGCCCAGTGCTGGATTTGACCGGTATTCTGATCAACTCCAGTAACGTGGGCATGAGTAAGGTCGCCTTCGATATCGGCGGCGAAACCATCTATCACCTGGCGCAAAAAATCGGCTTGGGTCAACCCACAGGCCTGGATTTCCCGGGTGAGCGCGTGGGCAACCTGCCGAACTACCGCGACTGGAAAAAGGCCGAGACCGCCACGCTGTCCTACGGCTACGGCCTGTCGGTGACCGCGATCCAGTTGGCCCATGCCTTCTCTGTATTGGCCAATAATGGCCGCATGGTTCCCTTGAGCCTGATCCATGTCGACGAAGCGCCGAAAGCCACCCAGGTGATCCCGGAAAACGTCGCCAAGACCATGCAAGGCATGCTGCAACAAGTGATCGAAGCACCGCGCGGCGTATTCCGTGCCCAGGTGCCGGCGTATCACGTGGCAGGCAAGTCGGGTACCGCCCGTAAAACGTCGGTGGGCACCAAGGGTTACGCCGAAAACTCATACCGTTCGCTGTTCGCCGGCTTTGGCCCGATGAGCGACCCGCGCTACGCCATTGTTGTCGTGATTGATGAACCGAGTAAGGCCGGCTACTTCGGTGGCCTGGTATCGGCGCCCGTGTTCAGCAAAGTGATGTCCGGCACCCTGCGCCTGATGAACATCACGCCGGACAACTTGCCGCCGACTCAACAAGCGAACGCGGGGCCACCGGCCGCTGCTGCCAAAGCCAATGGAGGGCGCGGCTGA
- a CDS encoding UDP-N-acetylmuramoyl-tripeptide--D-alanyl-D-alanine ligase, giving the protein MLKAMKFSELTQALSARVLSSDCSFDGVSIDSRNIKPGQLFVALAGPRFDGHDYLNEVAAKGAVGALVQREVADSTLPQLLVADTRLALGQLGALNRAAFNKPVAAITGSSGKTTVKELLAGVLRTRGPVLATRGNLNNDFGAPLTLLELAPEHTAAVIELGASRIGEIAYTVALTKPHVAILNNAGTAHVGEFGGPEKIVEAKGEILEGLDASGTAVLNLDDKAFETWRVRAAGRKVLTFAVLNAAADFHASTITVDARGCPSFTLHTPQGSEHVQLNLLGNHNVANALAAAAAAHALGVSLFGIATGLGAVQPVKGRTVAQLATNGMRVIDDTYNANQSSVCAAIDLLKGFEGRKVLVLGDIAELGDWAEQSHREVGAYATGKVDALYAVGPNMAHAVNAFGLGARHFATQAELIQALGVAEQDKHTTILIKGSRSAVMENVVAALCGSSTEKH; this is encoded by the coding sequence ATGCTTAAGGCGATGAAGTTCAGCGAACTGACCCAGGCCTTGTCGGCCCGCGTACTGTCGAGCGATTGCAGCTTCGACGGTGTCAGTATCGACAGTCGCAACATCAAACCGGGGCAACTGTTTGTCGCATTGGCGGGCCCGCGTTTCGATGGCCACGATTACCTGAACGAGGTCGCCGCCAAAGGTGCCGTAGGCGCCTTGGTACAGCGCGAAGTGGCGGATTCCACTTTGCCGCAGTTGTTGGTCGCTGATACCCGCCTGGCTTTGGGCCAACTTGGGGCTCTGAACCGCGCTGCCTTTAACAAGCCGGTTGCAGCCATCACCGGCTCCAGCGGCAAAACCACGGTCAAGGAACTGCTCGCTGGCGTCCTGCGCACGCGCGGGCCGGTCCTCGCTACCCGTGGCAACCTGAACAATGATTTCGGCGCTCCGCTGACCTTGCTCGAACTGGCCCCGGAACACACGGCGGCGGTGATCGAGCTGGGCGCTTCGCGTATCGGCGAAATTGCCTACACCGTGGCGCTGACCAAGCCCCACGTTGCGATTCTCAATAACGCCGGTACCGCCCACGTTGGCGAGTTCGGCGGCCCGGAAAAAATCGTCGAAGCCAAGGGCGAAATCCTTGAAGGCCTCGATGCTTCGGGCACCGCTGTATTGAACCTCGACGACAAGGCTTTCGAGACCTGGCGTGTACGCGCCGCCGGTCGCAAGGTGCTGACGTTTGCCGTGCTGAACGCGGCGGCTGATTTCCATGCCTCCACGATCACCGTCGACGCCCGTGGCTGCCCGTCCTTCACCTTGCATACCCCGCAAGGCAGTGAGCATGTGCAACTGAATCTGCTGGGCAACCATAACGTCGCCAATGCCTTGGCCGCCGCCGCTGCCGCCCATGCCCTGGGTGTGTCGCTGTTCGGAATTGCCACTGGCCTGGGCGCGGTGCAGCCGGTTAAAGGCCGCACGGTCGCACAGTTGGCTACCAACGGCATGCGCGTGATTGATGACACTTACAACGCCAACCAATCCTCGGTCTGTGCCGCCATTGACCTGCTCAAAGGCTTCGAGGGGCGCAAGGTATTGGTGCTGGGCGATATCGCCGAACTGGGCGACTGGGCCGAACAGTCCCATCGCGAAGTCGGCGCCTACGCCACAGGCAAAGTCGATGCGCTCTACGCCGTCGGCCCGAACATGGCTCACGCGGTAAACGCCTTCGGTCTCGGCGCGCGGCATTTTGCAACCCAGGCCGAGCTGATCCAGGCGCTGGGCGTGGCTGAACAAGACAAACACACAACCATTTTGATCAAGGGATCGCGCAGCGCGGTGATGGAAAACGTCGTCGCGGCCTTGTGTGGCTCAAGTACGGAGAAACATTAA